One stretch of Pyrenophora tritici-repentis strain M4 chromosome 4, whole genome shotgun sequence DNA includes these proteins:
- a CDS encoding t-SNARE complex subunit, syntaxin has product MSFQRSSALESQPTTWRREDDASYADDPEFRDFATKLSDDLFALTRNVARLSQETAKLGTKHETARVRERVKTTVEETSDKFKELGEGLKKITTWPDVGPSQKFTQSKLQREFKATLTEFQHLQKQALEKEKQSAQAARTALQDASSPSDERGGEFGQQQEQEQLRLANQDEVDFQESLIIERESEIRNIEQSVGELNELFRDVAHMVHEQGAQLDIIEENVDTTHDASRGAHINLKQASNYQKSARSKACILLLILAIVLVIIVLAVALD; this is encoded by the exons ATGTCGTTCCAACGCTCCAGCGCCCTCGAATCGCAGCCCACGACCTGGCGACGAGAAGACGATGCATCATACGCCGATGACCCCGAGTTCCGCGACTTTGCTACAAAGCTCTCCGACGACCTCTTCGCCCTCACACGCAACGTAGCCCGCCTATCGCAAGAGACGGCCAAGCTAGGGACCAAGCACGAGACAGCCCGTGTGCGCGAGCGTGTCAAGACAACAGTCGAAGAGACATCAGACAAGTTCAAAGAGCTGGGCGAGGGCCTCAAGAAGATTACAACATGGCCCGATGTCGGG CCCTCGCAAAAGTTCACCCAGTCCAAGCTCCAGCGCGAGTTCAAAGCCACCCTCACAGAGTTCCAGCACCTCCAGAAGCAGGCTTTAGAGAAGGAGAAGCAATCGGCTCAAGCGGCACGCACAGCCCTGCAAGACGCATCATCGCCAAGCGACGAGCGGGGAGGAGAGTTTGGAcagcagcaggagcaggaaCAGCTGCGCTTGGCAAACCAGGACGAAGTTGACTTCCAGGAATCGCTCATTATCGAGCGCGAGTCTGAGATCCGTAACATCGAGCAGTCGGTCGGTGAGCTCAACGAGCTGTTCCGTGATGTCGCCCACATGGTGCATGAACAAGGTGCCCAGCTCGACATCATCGAGGAGAACGTCGACACTACACACGATGCGTCGCGAGGCGCACACATCAATCTCAAACAGGCGAGCAACTACCAGAAGAGCGCCAGAAGTAAGGCGTGCATTCTGTTGCTCATCCTTGCCATTGTACTCGTAATCATCGTCCTGGCTGTTGCTCTGGACTAA
- a CDS encoding Transcription factor Forkhead/HNF3 family — translation MHVPTVSTIGSTECQSCRDRMYIMKQDTPETPSTTPLYDTLTGISIVGVKPPIVSTNDSVTVVSRGTLRPSPMKVDDVETSFRSPESHDPLIAATRTARITQRVDMITVPEPEQVKQMSTPPDSASTQPACIEIQREEALVTVPDIPALRVDACAESLPLTADNISTNDKHTLIQNPQTNVNEEVEHEDTRKLGLHVADKNSPSPTSARHCTEQDPENEDTRRLEVHVSQGTTPPPTNDQPCNEQHPENAAFIMIEKRPTNRELIIIALLAANGSAMTAAQIIDWLVQRFSYLRQGQGAWQGSLRAVLSNNPEFSSAKDVLVHKRRCKLYNFGNAAYRARFEKEYRQYVANDSPPNPLQAQSRCEAWPAAMAMPKGSHRKAIESAPSRGSFSLTPKNPYPGFVVSPRTTSHDQNEENDPSPNTFDRSIALRSSTCNEISESGRESSFHRMRTRRIEPSIETMTPEEKATKIADIQARPSRKKLFGSHRLGHVLKYGRQDIHDESDGAWKPNLRSEKEKRLLQEERSLQEIFNLPQNPVPMNDGQELAFRDGALLNGRLPRPRQIYRVGKMFGGGLTTRQS, via the exons ATGCATGTCCCCACAGTATCTACCATCGGAAGCACTGAGTGCCAGAGTTGCCGCGACAGGATGTACATCATGAAACAAGACACACCCGAGACTCCTAGTACTACTCCTCTCTACGACACTCTAACCGGAATTAGCATTGTGGGGGTCAAACCCCCGATCGTGTCAACAAACGACTCTGTCACAGTCGTAAGTCGAGGGACATTAAGGCCAAGCCCAATGAAGGTGGACGATGTAGAAACGTCTTTCAGGAGTCCGGAATCGCACGACCCCCTTATCGCGGCTACTCGTACAGCTCGCATCACTCAAAGAGTGGACATGATTACTGTACCTGAACCAGAACAGGTAAAGCAAATGAGCACCCCTCCCGATAGCGCTTCGACACAACCAGCTTGTATTGAGATTCAACGCGAAGAGGCTCTTGTAACTGTACCTGATATACCCGCGTTGAGAGTTGACGCATGCGCGGAGTCTTTACCACTTACAGCCGATAATATCAGCACGAACGACAAACACACGTTAATTCAAAATCCTCAAACAAACGTCAACGAGGAGGTTGAACATGAAGACACACGCAAACTGGGGTTGCACGTTGCCGACAAAAACAGTCCCTCACCAACTAGTGCCCGACATTGCACTGAGCAGGATCCGGAAAATGAAGACACGCGCAGATTGGAGGTACACGTTTCTCAAGGAACCACTCCCCCGCCAACTAATGACCAGCCTTGTAATGAGCAGCATCCAGAAAATGCCGCGTTCATCATGATCGAAAAGCGCCCTACTAATCGAGAGTTAATTATAATTGCGCTACTCGCTGCAAACGGGTCCGCCATGACTGCTGCCCAAATCATTGACTGGCTCGTTCAGCGTTTCTCTTATCTACGCCAAGGACAGGGCGCCTGGCAGGGGAGCCTTAGAGCTGTTCTGTCTAACAATCCAGAATTTAGTAGCGCAAAGGATGTTTTGGTGCACAAACGTCGCTGTAAGCTGTATAACTTTGGCAATGCAGCATACAGAGCCCGTTTTGAAAAGGAATATCGACAGTATGTCGCTAATGATTCACCTCCGAACCCTCTGCAAGCTCAATCACGATGTGAAGCCTGGCCCGCGGCTATGGCAATGCCTAAAGGTAGTCATAGGAAGGCTATCGAAAGCGCACCAAGTCGCGGAAGCTTTTCGCTCACCCCAAAGAATCCATACCCTGGCTTTGTTGTGTCACCGCGTACAACCTCGCACGACCAAAATGAAGAGAACGATCCTTCACCAAATACGTTTGATCGCTCTATAGCCCTTCGGAGCAGCACCTGCAACGAAATCTCCGAGTCGGGACGCGAGTCAAGCTTTCACCGTATGCGTACACGCCGTATAGAGCCGTCAATTGAGACAATGACCCCAGAAGAGAAGGCTACGAAGATTGCGGATATCCAGGCAAGACCTTCCCGAAAAAAGCTCTTTGGTTCTCATCGACTTGGACATGTGCTCAAGTACGGACGACAGGATATCCATGATGAGAGCGATGGTGCATGGAAACCAAATTTAAGGAGTGAAAAAGAGAAACGATTGCTGCAGGAAGAGCGGTCTCTGCAAGAGATCTTCAACCTCCCTCAGAATCCAGTCCCAATGAACGACGGGCAAGAGCTGGCTTTCAGGGACGGTGCCTTG CTTAATGGTCGGCTACCACGACCGCGGCAGATCTACCGAGTAGGCAAGATGTTCGGAGGCGGGTTGACTACCCGTCAGTCCTGA
- a CDS encoding protein kinase domain-containing protein: protein MDFLKSAVASAISKGPAFGYTFGDRVDLNDSIWTLHNGTKREDGSKCSIFSFDITANKSRLPLARNALRKLRTLRHPGVVKVLDTVETDTYIYIATERLSPLSWHVKRKSLTEETTKWGLHNIAKTLKFINADASSIHGCIRAASIYFSESGEWKLGGFDALSSVKEDDSVLPTYGGLIPDAGRFMAPEVSKGGWEVVKQNPTHAVDAYNYGILIFECFNGGYNSSEQLGQMKSIPPTMHQSYKRLLNPNPKSRMSVGQFLDQGMRIGGFFRTPLIQVTEDIDNLGLKAEDERNELLGQLDAVADDFPAEFFKMKVLPELLKSVEFGGGGAKVFSTVMKIGQKLSEDEYEAQITPVVVRLFANPDRGIRVCLLDNLPLMIDHLPQKLVNDKIFPQMVTGFSDIAPVVREQTVKAILTVVPKLSDRVVNGELLRHLAKTANDEQPGIRTNTTICLGKIARNLGANTRAKVLAAAFARSLRDPFVHARNAALLALAATADLFSEDDCATKLLPIMCPSLVDKEKLIRDQAQKSVDIYIARIRKFAATMPDTVLPSPGLATGGGPTPRMGTPANDTSWAGWAISSFTNKLASTAGQIQAGSTNGAAEQRSSSVPPTTSANKPPVPLATKPGMQLHSAKSTASIPTIKSPGTTAFDDEAEVEDFNNDWGGFADTAADEEPMAHDEDEDPWGAPAVSKPTTATSYDDKGEPDFAGWLAAQSNAKKTTKSPLPKGLTKSTSPAAKAARPVVGARSSTTGSTRKVVAAPKKEVKKETPKPKPAEEDEEAEGWGDAW from the exons ATGGATTTCCTCAAATCAGCGGTAGCATCCGCAATCTCAAAAGGCCCGGCATTTGGGTACACGTTTGGAGACCGTGTCGACTTGAATGACTCCATCTGGACACTACACAACGGCACAAAGCGA GAAGATGGTTCCAAGTGTAGCATATTCTCCTTCGACATTACCGCCAACAAGTCTCGGCTGCCCCTCGCCCGCAATGCGCTCCGCAAGCTACGAACGCTGCGGCACCCTGGCGTCGTAAAGGTCTTGGATACGGTAGAGACGGACACATACATTTACATTGCGACCGAGCGACTCAGCCCATTGAGCTGGCATGTCAAGCGAAAGAGCCTGACAGAAGAGACGACAAAATGGGGCCTACACAACATCGCCAAGACGCTCAAGTTCATAAACGCCGATGCTTCGTCAATACACGGTTGTATTCGCGCAGCCTCGATATACTTTAGCGAAAGTGGAGAGTGGAAACTTGGCGGTTTCGATGCGCTGAGTTCGGTGAAAGAGGATGACTCGGTATTACCCACGTACGGTGGTCTCATACCAGACGCAGGCCGATTCATGGCGCCCGAAGTTTCCAAGGGAGGATGGGAAGTGGTGAAGCAGAACCCGACACATGCTGTGGATGCGTACAACTATGGCATCCTCATCTTTGAGTGCTTCAATGGCGGCTACAACAGCAGTGAACAACTAGGGCAAATGAAGAGCATCCCTCCAACCATGCACCAGTCGTACAAACGCCTCCTCAACCCGAATCCAAAGTCGCGCATGAGTGTTGGTCAGTTTCTCGACCAGGGCATGCGAATAGGAGGCTTCTTTCGGACACCGTTGATTCAGGTTACTGAGGACATTGACAATCTAGGTCTAAAAGCCGAAGATGAGCGGAATGAATTGCTTGG GCAGCTTGATGCAGTTGCAGACGACTTCCCAGCCGAATTCTTCAAGATGAAGGTGCTCCCTGAACTACTCAAGTCGGTAGAGTTTGGAGGTGGGGGTGCCAAGGTGTTCAGCACAGTTATGAAAATAGGGCAAAAGCTCTCAGAAGACGAGTATGAGGCTCAAATCACGCCAGTCGTGGTCCGTCTATTTGCAAATCCAGACAGGGGGATACGAGTCTGCCTGTTGGACAATCTGCCACTTATGATTGATCATCTGCCGCAAAAGCTTGTAAACGACAAGATATTTCCACAGATG GTCACTGGTTTCTCTGACATTGCTCCAGTCGTGAGGGAGCAGACTGTCAAAGCCATCCTTACGGTAGTGCCCAAGCTCTCTGATCGCGTTGTGAACGGCGAGCTCCTCCGCCATTTGGCAAAGACAGCAAACGACGAACAGCCTGGAATTCGAACAAATACAACAATTTGTTTAGGAAAGATTGCGCGAAACCTGGGAGCAAAT ACTCGAGCCAAAGTCCTCGCGGCCGCATTCGCACGCTCACTACGGGACCCTTTCGTTCATGCTCGGAATGCTGCACTCTTGGCCCTAGCCGCGACTGCCGACCTCTTCAGCGAGGACGACTGCGCGACGAAGCTGCTTCCGATCATGTGTCCGTCTTTAGTCGATAAGGAGAAGCTCATTCGGGACCAGGCGCAGAAGAGCGTTGACATCTACATTGCCCGCATCCGAAAGTTCGCTGCCACTATGCCTGATACAGTCCTCCCATCGCCAGGTCTCGCTACTGGTGGAGGACCTACACCCCGCATGGGAACGCCTGCGAACGATACTTCATGGGCTGGCTGGGCCATTTCGAGCTTCACAAACAAATTAGCATCAACGGCCGGACAGATACAGGCTGGGTCAACCAACGGAGCAGCAGAGCAAAGGTCGTCTTCAGTACCACCAACTACGTCAGCCAACAAGCCACCAGTTCCGCTAGCAACGAAACCAGGAATGCAACTGCACAGCgccaaaagcaccgcttcTATACCTACAATCAAATCGCCTGGTACAACAGCGTTCGACGACGAGGCCGAAGTTGAGGACTTTAACAACGACTGGGGTGGCTTTGCTGATACTGCTGCTGATGAGGAGCCCATGGCTCACGACGAAGATGAGGACCCTTGGGGTGCACCAGCTGTATCAAAGCCGACAACCGCGACCTCATATGACGACAAAGGCGAGCCTGACTTTGCAGGGTGGTTAGCAGCACAGTCAAACGCGAAGAAGACAACCAAGAGCCCTCTGCCAAAAGGTCTTACGAAATCAACATCGCCAGCAGCCAAAGCAGCGAGGCCAGTGGTTGGAGCGCGATCAAGTACGACAGGCTCAACGAGAAAGGTTGTTGCAGCGCCAAAGAAGGAGGTCAAAAAGGAGACACCGAAACCCAAACCAGCTGAAGAGGATGAGGAAGCAGAAGGATGGGGTGATGCTTGGTAG
- a CDS encoding DnaJ, DnaJ-class molecular chaperone with C-terminal Zn finger domain protein: protein MSGKTSGSDAKGRDHHDGSAGRAFTVEQKAAVIRIKQCAPTAYYKILGLEEVKATCSDSDIKKAYRKLSLLTHPDKNGYDGADDAFKLVSKAFQVLSDPDKKKKYDQFGLDPDARFDPRAAAGANGGGGGTESVWQWVCEERRGFFGGAFGGPFGGMDTGPGFVFNLGGGPGDVQDYTPKKWRKLDEAAENQYVSITNTRCQTEKFKQRKAMEDAQGWFSVDTEAMNKARNMELKNCNKLRKLGLEVYGQ, encoded by the exons ATGTCAGGCAAGACGTCAGGCTCCGATGCAAAAGGGCGAGACCACCACGACGGCAGCGCAGGCCGCGCCTTCACCGTCGAGCAAAAAGCCGCAGTAATACGAATCAAGCAGTGCGCACCGACGGCCTACTATAAGATTCTGGGACTTGAAGAAGTAAAAGCCACGTGCTCGGACTCTGATATCAAGAAGGCGTACCGCAAACTCTCGCTGCTTACGCATCCGGATAAGAATGGGTATGATGGCGCGGACGATGCGTTCAAGTTAGTTAGCAAGGCGTTCCAGGTGCTCAGCGACCCGGataagaagaagaagtaCGATCAGTTTGGGTTGGATCCTGATGCGAGGTTTGACCCGCGGGCTGCGGCGGGGGCCaatggtggtggtggggggACCGAGTCCGTTTGGCAATGGGTTTGCGAGGAGAGGAGGGGG TTCTTCGGTGGTGCGTTTGGGGGTCCTTTTG GCGGCATGGATACGGGTCCCGGTTTCGTCTTCAACCTCGGCGGCGGCCCCGGC GACGTGCAGGATTACACACCTAAGAAATGGCGTAAACTCGACGAGGCGGCCGAGAACCAGTACGTCTCCATTACCAACACGAGGTGTCAGACGGAAAAGTTTAAGCAGAGGAAAGCCATGGAAGATGCGCAGGGCTGGTTTAGCGTCGACACGGAGGCGATGAATAAGGCCAGGAATATGGAGTTGAAGAATTGTAATAAATTGAGAAAGTTGGGATTGGAGGTTTATGGGCAGTGA
- a CDS encoding Ndc1-Nup domain containing protein: protein MALAPVRPYRDYLTPALHRRFNKASRYTLLLCYIIALWMGQWDNFLWLCFPLSLTGIRTLLLFLSAITIYVLRVAQWHVGKRHTETRAETFKKYFFRVSTLVTLFAYSFSAMMFVETYIWSRGPKDRLNFIEAGRMHERYRLNERPLYLRSLFYMLAAAQSAVHLWKDYDTIDVPAMKPEKKHGDATGSGPARRAPKPRHVLPKQFKGMAFQSSFLTVVIAILGGLLYFTLARHVVWGYYYSVGRYLWSLSKTSTPTGIAPFLPLCFMFLTEGTLLVLLWEFVNKTFDIYMAQEPLKNDQPITNDSKDPNGSLLQGLKSKKDTVKARSTAFSRASQPNRLQAIAFWELALITDAFPDRRKTIYSEIDRSKGATFKQATDRCLDEVKFLTHRISTALDPTYNPPAGDGKEQPAVPVNLVPRISQPPKDDTAVTAVAPIPSTGLGHFKAAVAGLANSHSAPGNAQHAYSREAIRQGVKKAQEGAKEVGGLWTKYYNMFVSAPVGALFRYSLARTCNIVVLGAPYSRISLICNAITAVVNLAVLSITEDAFGRYHQCVPEIIRVFTSALLKLDEYMETVPIHWSDKETLEKDEADRRKVAEVEEVRACLREGLKKVLGSFIEYLPNLGMNRLEIMDAKKALSAAKKGPEMIEKGGR from the exons ATGGCGCTCGCTCCAGTGCGCCCATACCGCGACTATCTGACGCCAGCTCTGCACCGAAGATTCAATAAAGCCAGCAGATATACGCTGTTGCTGTGTTATATCATCGCGTTATGGATGGGCCAATGGGATAACT TTCTGTGGCTTTGTTTCCCATTAAGCCTCACGGGCATTCGCAcccttctcctcttcctctccgCCATTACCATTTACGTCCTCCGTGTTGCGCAATGGCATGTCGGCAAGCGCCACACTGAGACGCGAGCAGAAACCTTTAAGAAATACTTCTTCCGGGTGTCGACGCTCGTGACTCTCTTCGCCTATAGCTTCTCCGCCATGATGTTCGTCGAGACATATATTTGGTCGCGGGGTCCAAAAGACAGGCTGAACTTCATCGAGGCTGGGCGCATGCACGAACGATATAGGCTCAACGAGCGTCCGTTGTACCTGCGGTCGCTGTTCTACATGCTGGCTGCGGCGCAGTCTGCCGTACATCTGTGGAAGGACTACGACACCATTGACGTGCCGGCTATGAAGCCCGAGAAGAAGCACGGCGACGCGACAGGATCGGGACCAGCGCGACGGGCACCCAAGCCCAGGCATGTCCTTCCAAAGCAGTTCAAGGGCATGGCTTTTCAGTCGAGCTTCCTTACTGTAGTCATCGCCATACTGGGAGGTCTACTCTATTTCACATTGGCACGTCACGTAGTCTGGGGCTACTACTACAGCGTCGGTCGATACCTCTGGAGCTTATCCAAGACCTCTACGCCGACCGGAATAGCTCCTTTCTTGCCTTTATGCTTCATGTTCCTGACAGAGGGTACGCTGCTTGTTTTGCTCTGGGAGTTTGTCAACAAAACATTTGACATATATATGGCCCAGGAGCCGCTGAAGAACGACCAACCAATCACGAATGACTCAAAAGACCCCAACGGTTCTCTACTCCAGGGGCTTAAGTCGAAGAAGGATACCGTCAAGGCAAGGAGCACCGCATTCTCTAGAGCTTCTCAACCTAACAGATTACAGGCAATCGCATTCTGGGAGCTGGCCCTCATCACCGATGCTTTCCCTGACCGCCGCAAGACCATCTACAGCGAGATCGATCGCAGCAAAGGGGCCACTTTCAAGCAAGCTACGGATCGCTGTCTAGATGAAGTCAAGTTCCTCACCCACCGCATTAGTACTGCCCTAGACCCTACATACAACCCCCCTGCTGGAGACGGAAAGGAGCAACCAGCCGTGCCCGTTAACCTGGTACCACGGATCTCGCAACCACCAAAGGATGACACGGCCGTCACTGCTGTAGCACCGATACCCAGCACCGGTCTAGGACACTTCAAGGCAGCAGTGGCCGGTCTCGCAAACTCACACAGCGCCCCGGGCAACGCACAGCACGCGTACAGCCGGGAAGCCATCAGACAAGGAGTCAAGAAAGCACAAGAAGGCGCAAAAGAGGTAGGGGGCCTCTGGACAAAATACTACAACATGTTTGTTTCCGCACCCGTTGGCGCACTGTTCCGCTATTCTCTCGCCCGCACATGCAACATTGTAGTCCTCGGTGCGCCTTATTCACGCATCTCACTCATCTGCAACGCCATCACCGCTGTGGTGAACCTCGCTGTCCTCTCCATCACAGAGGATGCCTTCGGTCGCTATCACCAGTGCGTCCCAGAGATAATTCGCGTCTTTACTTCGGCGCTCCTCAAGCTAGATGAGTACATGGAAACAGTACCTATCCACTGGAGCGACAAGGAGACACTGGAGAAGGACGAGGCAGATAGGAGAAAGGTGGCCGAGGTGGAGGAAGTCAGGGCCTGTTTGAGGGAGGGCCTGAAGAAGGTGTTGGGTAGCTTCATCGAGTATCTTCCTAATTTGGGCATGAATAGATTGGAGATTATGGATGCAAAAAAGGCGCTTAGTGCGGCGAAGAAAGGGCCGGAGATGATTGAGAAGGGTGGTAGATGA
- a CDS encoding Atrophin-1 multi-domain protein yields the protein MALLSAEHLAGPGYIILNVLRALNIIALSSVVASSVVMLVKTFIISKFFFFDATSHVITAIAGLFFIVSECSLFRSFYARNWPLLSPSHGFVTLGCAMMIIGLNMLGNMNKEATSQKSLTMPFWRLLVASGILAIIIGFFNVVASFVFCDKSRRITARMVRSRGAMTLHEDLETQYDPKHKAFTISTHHTGSSTSRQNVYGNTPPMRIGTPPIDCGSPQLSHHSPNKETNGSGNPLSQFDFSPLRALRTARQSFLPSYHSSAANAPKPGFFSRRPSSSIYSRTTSGGEPSKKFWQRQREEQEEETARMPQISYPLNVNPQFAHLVKPNLAHHPSVRRPEMDFDKI from the exons ATGGCGCTTCTCTCAGCCGAACACCTGGCTGGCCCGGGCTATATCATCCTTAACGTCCTACGTGCTTTGAACATTATCGCACTCTCTTCCGTGGTCGCCAGCAGCGTGGTCATGCTTGTCAAGACGTTCATCATTTCCAAG ttcttcttcttcgatgCCACAAGCCACGTTATCACAGCCATTGCGGGACTTTTCTTCATCGTCTCCGAATGCTCTCTATTCCGCAGCTTCTACGCTCGCAACTGGCCTCTTCTCAGCCCATCCCACGGCTTTGTCACACTCGGCTGTGCCATGATGATCATCGGCCTCAACATGCTTGGTAACATGAACAAGGAAGCCACAAGCCAGAAGTCTCTGACCATGCCCTTCTGGCGACTCCTCGTAGCTTCAGGCATCCTCGCCATCATCATCGGCTTTTTCAATGTCGTTGCCAGCTTCGTCTTCTGCGACAAATCTAGGCGCATCACAGCGCGCATGGTCCGCTCCAGAGGCGCAATGACACTGCACGAGGACCTCGAAACCCAATATGACCCCAAGCACAAAGCCTTCACCATCAGCACTCACCACACGGGCAGCAGCACCTCGCGCCAGAACGTCTACGGCAACACCCCACCCATGCGCATAGGCACTCCACCCATCGACTGCGGATCCCCTCAACTATCCCACCACTCCCCTAACAAGGAAACCAACGGCAGCGGTAATCCCCTCTCTCAATTCGACTTTAGCCCCCTACGTGCTCTCCGCACAGCCCGCCAGTCCTTCCTCCCTTCGTACCACAGCTCCGCCGCCAACGCACCTAAGCCAGGCTTCTTCTCGCGCCGCCCCAGCTCTAGCATCTACTCGCGCACCACTTCTGGCGGCGAGCCGAGCAAGAAGTTTTGGCAGCGCCAGCGCGAGGAGCAGGAGGAGGAGACGGCACGTATGCCGCAGATCAGCTACCCGTTGAACGTGAACCCGCAGTTTGCGCACCTGGTGAAGCCGAATCTGGCCCACCATCCTAGTGTCAGGAGGCCCGAGATGGATTTTGATAAGATCTAG
- a CDS encoding cytochrome c1 heme lyase: MSSQDDPAAACPVDHKTREAWLAQARAQNTNAPTNLHNTPVAPPAPSQAKPAVPQSCDSSSLDQSTTSPPPTSTGILSQIRLGTDREVSTIPRALPDAPSARPANNERDTGADKKTGNWIYPSEQMFFDAMRRKAYDPSAPDMRTIVPIHNAVNERAWHEIKGWERGRGAEACGGPKLASFSGLSTSLTPRARWKSLMGYQAPFDRHDWVVDRCGTKVEYVIDFYAGKDEKKEGKALNFYLDVRPKLNSWEGVKMRVLRFWGF, from the coding sequence ATGTCTTCACAAGACGACCCAGCAGCCGCCTGTCCCGTCGACCACAAAACACGCGAAGCATGGCTCGCCCAAGCCCGCGCCCAAAATACCAATGCGCCTACAAACCTTCATAACACCCCGGTCGCCCCGCCAGCACCTTCACAAGCAAAACCCGCCGTCCCACAATCCTGCGACTCCTCCTCCCTAGACCAAAGTACCACATCCCCGCCACCCACAAGCACAGGCATCCTCTCCCAAATCCGACTTGGCACCGACCGCGAAGTCAGCACCATCCCGCGTGCCCTCCCCGACGCCCCCAGCGCCCGCCCCGCAAACAACGAGCGCGACACGGGCGCGGACAAGAAAACAGGTAACTGGATCTACCCGTCCGAGCAAATGTTCTTCGATGCCATGCGACGCAAAGCCTACGACCCCTCCGCCCCAGACATGCGCACCATAGTCCCCATCCACAACGCCGTCAATGAGCGCGCCTGGCACGAGATCAAGGGCTGGGAGCGCGGCCGCGGCGCTGAAGCCTGTGGTGGACCCAAGTTGGCGAGTTTTAGTGGGCTGAGCACTAGTTTGACGCCGAGAGCGAGATGGAAGAGTCTGATGGGCTATCAGGCGCCGTTTGATCGCCACGACTGGGTTGTGGATCGTTGCGGGACAAAAGTAGAATATGTGATTGATTTCTATGCGGGCAAGgatgagaagaaggaggGAAAGGCGCTGAATTTCTATCTGGATGTTAGGCCCAAGTTGAATAGTTGGGAGGGGGTTAAGATGAGGGTTTTGAGGTTTTGGGGGTTTTAG
- a CDS encoding MVD1, Mevalonate pyrophosphate decarboxylase — protein MSDMHRASTTAPVNIAVIKYWGKRDPKLNLPTNSSLSVTLAQSDLRTHTTASCSSTYPKEDTLLLNGQSQDVSGARTQACFRELRALRKQLEDKDSSLPKLSELPLRIVSENNFPTAAGLASSAAGFAALVRAIANLYELPSSPTDLSRIARQGSGSACRSLFGGYVGWEQGSASDGSDSVAFQVAPASHWPNMRAVILVVSAAKKGVSSTSGMQITVATSSLFQSRATETVPRRMKEMQKAIQDKDFETFGKVTMMDSNSFHATCLDTFPPIFYLNDVSRAAIKVVESINAAAGKIIAAYTFDAGPNAVIYYLEENEKEVAGLFKTILNEKDGWQGARGQSVQANAEALEKVKFEAGPAIAFLEEGVSRVILTGVGEGPIKTDESLIDEKGEPVNKA, from the coding sequence ATGTCCGACATGCACCGTGCCAGCACTACTGCTCCTGTCAACATTGCCGTGATCAAGTACTGGGGAAAGCGCGACCCGAAGCTCAACCTTCCTACCAACTCATCCCTTAGTGTTACCCTCGCGCAGTCGGATCTCCGTACGCACACGACCGCGTCGTGCTCGTCCACCTACCCAAAAGAAGACACGCTTCTCCTCAACGGCCAATCGCAAGATGTGTCTGGTGCTAGGACACAGGCATGCTTCAGGGAGCTCAGGGCGCTGAGGAAGCAACTCGAGGACAAGGACTCTAGCCTGCCCAAGCTGTCCGAGCTTCCCCTGCGCATTGTTTCCGAGAACAACTTCCCCACTGCTGCTGGACTGGCTAGTTCGGCAGCTGGTTTCGCGGCTCTCGTCCGCGCGATTGCGAACCTCTACGAGCTTCCTTCTTCGCCAACGGACCTCTCCCGCATTGCGAGACAGGGCTCTGGCTCAGCGTGCAGGTCGCTCTTTGGTGGATACGTAGGCTGGGAGCAGGGCTCCGCCTCGGATGGAAGCGACAGTGTTGCTTTCCAGGTGGCACCCGCGAGCCACTGGCCCAACATGCGTGCCGTTATCCTAGTTGTCAGTGCTGCAAAGAAGGGCGTGTCGAGTACTTCGGGTATGCAGATTACGGTCGCTACATCCAGCCTGTTCCAGTCGAGAGCTACGGAGACCGTCCCGCGCCGCATGAAGGAGATGCAGAAGGCTATCCAGGACAAGGACTTTGAGACTTTCGGCAAGGTCACCATGATGGACAGCAACTCTTTCCATGCCACATGTCTCGACACTTTCCCTCCCATCTTCTACCTCAACGATGTCTCAAGGGCGGCTATCAAGGTCGTTGAGAGCATCAATGCGGCAGCAGGCAAGATCATTGCTGCGTACACGTTCGACGCTGGTCCAAATGCTGTCATCTACTACCTCGAGGAGAACGAGAAGGAGGTGGCGGGTCTGTTCAAGACCATCTTGAACGAGAAAGATGGTTGGCAGGGCGCGAGGGGCCAGTCAGTCCAGGCAAATGCCGAGGCACTGGAGAAGGTCAAGTTTGAGGCTGGACCAGCTATCGCATTCTTGGAGGAGGGTGTTAGCAGGGTTATCTTGACTGGCGTTGGCGAGGGTCCTATCAAGACCGACGAGAGCTTGATTGACGAGAAGGGCGAGCCTGTTAACAAGGCTTAG